In Aegilops tauschii subsp. strangulata cultivar AL8/78 chromosome 3, Aet v6.0, whole genome shotgun sequence, one genomic interval encodes:
- the LOC109746198 gene encoding uncharacterized protein: MDEHIAAYLEEHVPLGISKEAGDIAKRVSYRQAQGPSVFEERLFALSVVPPATGTTLLHEELPPVPLTSAPDCGPASRAHLLLALEPQAGRWVTEFKDYLLHDTLSEEDAEVERVAWQATAYCLQDDELYRKRPNNVSLRCISEEQGCELLADIHGGDCGHHSLSRTLMAGGYRYLYVTIDKFTKWEEVEPMRTIPAGSAVKFIRGLICYTSVEHPQTNGQAEHANAEVLRGLNTKSFKKKREACGKGRLDELQSVMWSIRTTTNEAHR, encoded by the exons ATGGATGAGCACATAGCCGCCTACCTGGAGGAG CACGTCCCGCTCGGCATCAGTAAGGAGGCTGGCGACATTGCCAAGCGGGTGTCCTACCGTCAGGCCCAAGGCCCTAGTGTCTTCGAAGAAAGGCTCTTCGCGCTGTCGGTCGTGCCCCCCGCCACCGGCACGACGCTACTCCATGAAGAGCTTCCGCCCGTGCCACTCACAAGCGCGCCGGACTGCGGCCCGGCCTCCAGGGCCCATTTGTTGCTGGCGCTGGAGCCTCAGGCGGGTAGGTGGGTCACGGAGTTCAAGGACTACTTGCTTCACGACACCTTGTCGGAAGAAGATGCAGAGGTAGAGCGCGTGGCCTGGCAAGCCACAGCTTATTGCCTACAAGACGACGAACTGTACCGCAAGCGCCCCAATAACGTCTCGTTGCGGTGCATTTCAGAGGAGCAAGGATGCGAGCTACTAGCTGACATCCATGGGGGAGATTGCGGGCATCATTCCTTGTCGCGCACCCTCATGG CGGGCGGTTATCGCTACCTCTACGtcaccatcgacaagttcaccaagtgggagGAGGTGGAGCCCATGCGCACCATCCCGGCAGGCTCGGCCGTCAAGTTCATCAGAGGCCTC ATATGCTACACTTCAGTGGAGCACCCGCAGACCAATGGCCAGGCGGAGCACGCCAACGCGGAAGTCCTCAGGGGCCTCAATACCAAGAGCTTCAAGAAGAAGCGTGAGGCTTGCGGCAAGGGCCGGCTCGATGAGCTGCAGTCCGtgatgtggtccatccgcaccactaCAAACGAAGCCCATCGGTGA